A DNA window from Hydrogenothermus marinus contains the following coding sequences:
- the lptB gene encoding LPS export ABC transporter ATP-binding protein has protein sequence MKKSRLYVDNIKKSYKDRAILQGISLEVNEGEIIGLLGPNGAGKTTTFKCLLGFIKPDEGNIYLDKEDITNLPVYERAKKGISFLPQESSIFKDLTVLENLVMFLEFQYDDKKIIYEKAEELLEEFGIERLKNQKASTLSGGERRRLEIARSLIINPSFLLLDEPFAGVDPVSVKDINNLIKSLIQKDIGIILTDHNVRETLKITDRAYIIAHGKVIAEGKPEKIVNDEYVKKVFLGEDFILV, from the coding sequence ATGAAAAAATCAAGGCTTTATGTTGATAATATAAAAAAATCTTACAAAGATAGAGCAATTTTACAAGGAATATCCTTAGAAGTTAATGAGGGAGAGATTATAGGACTTCTTGGCCCAAATGGTGCAGGTAAAACAACTACTTTTAAATGTTTACTTGGATTTATAAAACCAGATGAAGGAAATATATATCTTGATAAAGAAGATATTACAAATCTTCCTGTTTATGAAAGAGCAAAAAAAGGAATATCATTTTTACCTCAAGAAAGTTCTATTTTTAAAGATTTAACTGTACTTGAAAATTTAGTAATGTTTTTAGAGTTCCAGTATGATGACAAAAAAATAATATATGAAAAGGCAGAAGAGTTATTAGAAGAGTTTGGGATAGAAAGATTAAAAAATCAAAAAGCTTCTACTTTATCAGGTGGAGAAAGAAGAAGACTTGAGATAGCAAGAAGTTTAATTATAAATCCTTCATTTCTTTTATTAGATGAGCCATTTGCAGGGGTTGATCCTGTTTCTGTAAAAGATATAAATAATCTTATAAAATCTTTAATACAAAAAGATATTGGAATAATTTTAACAGACCATAATGTTAGAGAAACATTAAAAATTACTGACAGAGCTTATATAATAGCTCATGGAAAAGTAATAGCAGAAGGAAAACCTGAAAAAATAGTAAATGATGAGTATGTAAAAAAGGTTTTCCTTGGAGAAGATTTTATTCTTGTTTAG
- a CDS encoding NAD+ synthase yields MKVLRVALAQLNLTVGDIKGNTEKIIEYIKKAKEKEVDIVAFPELAITGYPPEDLLFKEEFINENLKALKKIEPYIEGIIAIVGFVDKKEDIYNAAAILSNKKLLATYHKNMLPNYGVFDEMRYFQRGNEITLLNIEGYKVGISICEDIWYPENPINIMAIEGVELVININASPYNIGKIEKRENMVRTRATDNLISIANVNMIGGQDELVFDGSSFAVAPDGKFLAKGKSFEEDFIIFDIELDSIFRKQLKDNRLRNLRASYKREEIVKEIFVDYKIKNKTTKIKEKIELDLPEVEQIYKALVLGLRDYIYKNGFEKVVIGLSGGIDSSLTATIAVDALGKENVKGVLMPSQFTSKESIEDAEKLAKNLGIETFTFKIKDIFDKYMNILNPVFEGKEWDITEENLQARIRGNLLMALSNKFGWIVLATGNKSEMSVGYATLYGDMVGGFAVLKDIYKTKVYELAQYRNSISPVIPERVLQKPPSAELKPNQKDEDELLPYPILDEIIYLYVEEDLSPEEISKRGFDIESVKRVIRMIDNNEYKRRQAPIGIKITERAYGKDWRMPIVNKFKY; encoded by the coding sequence AGAACTTGCTATTACAGGTTATCCACCGGAAGATCTTTTATTTAAAGAAGAGTTTATAAATGAAAATCTAAAAGCCTTAAAAAAAATAGAACCTTATATAGAAGGTATTATAGCTATTGTAGGATTTGTAGATAAAAAAGAAGATATATACAATGCTGCAGCTATTTTAAGTAATAAAAAACTTTTAGCTACTTATCATAAAAATATGCTTCCTAATTATGGTGTGTTTGATGAAATGAGATATTTCCAAAGAGGAAATGAGATTACTTTATTAAATATAGAAGGATATAAGGTAGGTATTTCTATATGCGAAGATATATGGTATCCAGAAAATCCAATAAATATAATGGCTATAGAAGGGGTTGAACTTGTAATAAATATAAATGCTTCTCCTTACAACATAGGAAAAATAGAAAAAAGAGAAAATATGGTAAGAACAAGAGCTACTGATAATTTAATATCAATAGCTAATGTAAATATGATTGGTGGGCAAGATGAACTTGTTTTTGATGGTAGTAGTTTTGCAGTAGCTCCAGATGGTAAATTTTTAGCAAAAGGAAAGTCTTTTGAAGAAGATTTTATTATTTTTGATATAGAACTTGATAGTATATTTAGAAAACAGCTTAAAGATAATAGATTAAGAAACTTAAGAGCCTCTTATAAAAGAGAAGAAATAGTTAAAGAGATATTCGTGGATTATAAAATAAAAAATAAAACAACAAAAATAAAAGAAAAAATAGAGTTAGATTTACCAGAAGTAGAGCAGATATATAAAGCTTTAGTATTAGGATTAAGAGATTATATATATAAAAATGGATTTGAAAAAGTGGTAATAGGTTTAAGTGGAGGAATAGATAGTTCTTTAACTGCTACTATTGCTGTAGATGCTCTTGGAAAAGAGAATGTTAAAGGGGTATTAATGCCTTCTCAATTTACTTCAAAAGAAAGTATAGAAGATGCTGAAAAGCTTGCAAAAAATCTTGGAATAGAAACTTTTACTTTTAAAATCAAAGATATATTTGATAAATATATGAATATTCTTAATCCTGTTTTTGAAGGAAAAGAATGGGATATAACAGAAGAAAACTTACAAGCAAGAATAAGAGGAAATCTTTTAATGGCTTTATCAAATAAGTTTGGCTGGATAGTTCTTGCAACAGGTAATAAATCAGAAATGAGTGTAGGATATGCAACTTTATATGGAGATATGGTTGGAGGTTTTGCAGTATTAAAAGATATTTATAAAACAAAAGTTTATGAACTTGCTCAGTATAGAAACAGTATATCTCCAGTAATACCTGAAAGAGTTTTACAAAAGCCACCTTCTGCAGAACTTAAACCAAATCAAAAAGATGAAGATGAACTACTGCCTTATCCTATCCTTGATGAAATTATATATCTATATGTAGAAGAAGATTTATCACCAGAAGAAATATCAAAAAGAGGTTTTGATATAGAAAGCGTAAAAAGAGTGATAAGAATGATAGATAATAATGAATATAAAAGAAGACAAGCACCAATAGGAATTAAAATAACAGAAAGAGCTTATGGAAAAGACTGGAGAATGCCAATAGTAAATAAGTTTAAGTACTAA